In the genome of Pempheris klunzingeri isolate RE-2024b chromosome 3, fPemKlu1.hap1, whole genome shotgun sequence, one region contains:
- the npy2r gene encoding neuropeptide Y receptor type 2 — protein sequence MDAADQVNVTQIEDSQLELKSSNCCSINSTINDENFLKLDDSTKLVGVQVFLILAYSTIILFGVIGNSLVIYVVYKFKNLRTVTNFFIVNLAVADLLVNTLCLPFTLIYTLYDEWKFGQVLCFMLPCAQGMAVQVSTITLNVIALDRHRSIVYHMETKMSKDMCAVVIVITWAVSALLASPLAIFREYGTFDLSPDKSIQVCTEKWPGSRMNGIIYSISALLVQYGLPLAINSVAYIRIWIKLKNHVIYGGRNDRHKRRKKTTKMLLTMVVVFAVSWLPFHAFQLAVDIDSAVLDMKDFKLLFTVFHIVAMCSTFVNPILYGWMNNNYRTAFLSVCKCYQPFSSRSRRSEGRETQKDKDGAFTDSKSTHV from the coding sequence ATGGATGCAGCAGATCAAGTAAACGTGACTCAAATAGAAGATTCACAACTTGAACTTAAATCTTCCAACTGCTGTTCAATTAACAGCACAATAAATGACGAGAATTTTCTAAAGCTGGACGACAGCACAAAGCTGGTCGGAGTTCAAGTGTTTCTCATCCTCGCTTACAGCACAATCATATTGTTTGGAGTCATTGGGAACTCTTTAGTGATATATGTTGTCTACAAGTTTAAAAATCTAAGAACCGTTACCAATTTCTTTATTGTAAACTTAGCTGTGGCAGACCTGCTGGTGAACACGCTGTGTTTGCCTTTCACCCTTATCTACACTCTGTATGACGAGTGGAAGTTTGGTCAGGTGTTGTGCTTCATGCTGCCCTGCGCTCAAGGCATGGCAGTGCAAGTGTCCACCATCACCCTGAACGTCATCGCCCTGGACCGCCACAGGAGCATCGTCTACCACATGGAGACCAAGATGTCCAAAGACATGTGCGCTGTGGTCATTGTCATCACGTGGGCCGTCAGCGCCCTGTTGGCCAGCCCGCTCGCCATCTTCAGGGAGTACGGGACGTTCGACCTTTCACCAGACAAGTCTATTCAGGTGTGCACAGAGAAGTGGCCAGGAAGTCGCATGAATGGAATTATCTACAGTATATCAGCACTTCTGGTTCAATACGGTTTACCTCTGGCCATCAACTCTGTCGCCTACATCCGCATCTGGATTAAACTGAAGAATCACGTGATTTACGGAGGTCGGAATGACCGCCATAAACGCAGGAAGAAGACCACTAAGATGCTGCTGACCATGGTGGTGGTGTTTGCCGTCAGCTGGTTGCCTTTCCATGCATTCCAGCTGGCTGTTGACATCGACAGCGCTGTGTTGGACATGAAGGACTTTAAGCTGCTTTTCACTGTGTTCCATATTGTGGCTATGTGCTCGACGTTTGTCAATCCCATCCTGTATGGGTGGATGAACAACAACTACAGGACGGCCTTTTTGTCCGTGTGTAAGTGTTATCAACCCTTCAGCTCAAGGTCAAGGCGCTCCGAAGGCAGAGAAACCCAAAAAGATAAAGACGGAGCGTTTACAGACAGCAAGTCAACGCATGTCTAA